Genomic DNA from Cucumis melo cultivar AY chromosome 10, USDA_Cmelo_AY_1.0, whole genome shotgun sequence:
GCATCTCCTCTTTTATGATCGTAGTACTAGAAATTTTTCCATAGCTAAAGAAAAAAAGTGGGAATTTGATTCCTTGACCAATTCAAAGGTGAAAAAAATGGAAGTAGATTTCGTCATTGAGAGGGACCAAACCGAAAACGAATCCGTGTGTGCATTTTTTTCAAAGCTTTAAAAAGCTGCAGACAAGCTGTCCCTCCCAAGTGGAGAAAAGAAAAGCacttattttgtaattttaaccAAAAGCAAAAGTTGATTTAAAGCCAcaagaatatatatacatacatatatatatatatatatatatatatatatattgtattcAACCTCTTTCCtcacactttattttattttatctttttgcaTGGCTCTCTCTATCAATCTATTATGCCCCATCTATCTTCATAAAATCTTGTGAATTTAGAAGTGTAGTGTAGTGCACCATCATTTTCAATTTGTCACTtctctttatctttttctttctaaaagtTTATGCTTTTTCCATATTCCTCACTGTTGCATGAGGATTTGAATGAATgccctctttttctttctgtatttCCATATGAAAAACAAATGATTTTATCTTTGTTTCTTTTCCCATAAACATTTAGCCTCACCTTGTTGTATTGCACTCATTTCCAAAAactaaagtaaaaaataaaaggaatgaAATGGAGATAAAAGCTTCACAGCCAGTTTGTCCTACTAACTTTACTTTTTAAGTTTCTTACTCCatcttttctttgatttttacttatttttctactttttatgTTTATCGAGTGATTTTATTTCGCAACTCTGTATTTCAAATGTAACTTATTGGATTTGGTAGTTGAAACTATACCTGAATTTTTGTAATATATGAGGCAATTCTTGAGGTGTTAAAGGTGAAATGACTTGATCCTAAAATCGGAAGAGGATGAGTTCCAAGGAGTAGAGTGGGTTGATGACGTTCAATGAAAAAGTAAGTTTGATAGATTTCTAGGATTGGACCAACAAAAGTCTAAAAAACTTGCCCGTGAAAGGTTTTGGGTTGGAAAAAGACGATTCCATAACCCAAAATCTACGCCAAGGAGAGGATATGATTGAGCATAATGGACATAGAAAGCGCAAACCCATCTAAAGTTGGAGGACACCATGTGACTTTGAAAGTGAAACTCAGCTCACTGTTGTCGTTATAACGATCACTGTTATGCATAATCATCGATAAAAATCAGTGGGTTTCTTCACTCTCTTTGTTCTTCAAATGGGGTTTCCTCTTTTTTGGGGTTTGATTCTTCTTCTCGTCGTTTCTTCTGTCCATTGTCAGGTTAAAGGTatgttctttctttctttcttctctctctgtTGTTCCTCATTTTGTTTTTCCCCGTTTGATGCTTTGAAATGCATAAGCATTTTGTTTAAAATGAACTCCACAACACTGatttctccaaaaaaaaaaaaacagagttCATCAGTATAGATTGTGGAGGGACAAAGAATTACACCGACCCAGTTACAGGGCTGGCATGGATTTCCGACGCCGGAATTATGAACGCCGGTGGGTCATCACCAGTGGAAAACCCAAATGGAAACTTGATGCAGTACCAAACACGGCGAGACTTTCCAATCGACGACAAGAAGTACTGTTACACTTTGAAAACAGAGGAAAGAAGAAGGTATTTGGTTCGGGCAACTTTTCAATATGGGAGTTTGAAAGATGAAGAAACTTACCCTAAATTTCAGCTCTATTTGGATGCAACTAAGTGGTCTACTGTTACTATTTTTGATGCTTCGAGAGTTTATGTGAAGGAGATGATCATCAGGGCACCTTCAAATTCATTTGATGTTTGCATATGCTGTGCAACTACTGGTTCTCCGTTCATATCCACTCTTGAGCTTCGCCCTTTTAATCTTTCAATGTATGCAACAGATTTTGAAGATAATTTCTTCTTGGAAGTAGCTGCTAGAGTGAATTTTGGTGCTTTAACCAAGGATGCGATAAGGTAAGTTAGTTTGAAGGGTTCCGCCCCGAAACCTAAGTTGTTGTTCGGATTTGTcatatttacattatttacGGTTTGAGGCATCTCCGATATGTAATCTGGCTTAGTAGTAAACTATTCCCCTCTGTTCAAGTGAACGTAGCTAACACACAACCGCGTAAATCAATGGCTTCAGGTGTTCGTTTGAATGGTGAGGAAACTACTTATTTGGTGTACTTGAATCTGTTTTTCTTAGGTACCCAGATGATCCATATGACAGAATTTGGGATTCAGACCTTGAGAAGAGGCAGAATTATCTTGTGGGGGTGGCTCCAGGGACAGAAAGAATTAGCACATTGAATAATATTAATGTAATGACCAGAGAATATCCACCTGTTAAAGTGATGCAAACTGCAGTTCTTGGCACAAAAGGAGTGCTCAGCTACAGGTTGAATTTGGATGATTTTCCTGCCAATGCTAGGGCTTATGCATATTTTGCTGAGATCGAAGATTTGGGTTGGAACGAGACTCGGAAGTTCAAATTGGAGGAACCTAACATTCCGGATTCGAGTAATGCAGTGGTGAATATTGCAGAGAATGCCAATGGGACGTATACTCTTTATGAACCAAGTTATATGAATGTGACTCTGAGTTTTGTGCTTTCGTTCTCGTTTGTCAAGACTCGAGATTCGACTCGTGGACCACTTTTGAATGCATTGGAAATTAGCAGATATGTTGAAATTGCTCCCAAGACTGATGGGCGAGATGGTAGATTCTTCATCGTTACATCTTATTATGAAGATTCGTGATATCATCAGACTTTTTATCTGTGACAAATTATAAATTTTCCCATCAGACTTTTATCGTTGATTGACTTGTGTTTTCTGTCTCAAATTGTAGAGGCTGTTGCGAATATCTTCCGTAACGTGTCAGCAGAGAATGTCTGGTCAAATATAGGCGATCCTTGTGTTCCAACAAGCTGGGAATGGGTGACTTGTTCTGCCACGCAACCACCAAGAATAACTAAAATGTAACTTTCTTCATCACGTCAATGGCTCTATTTTTATCCTTTTCAGAGGTTCAAACCATTCATTTTTCATATGTAGCTAGTTGAGAATCTCCTGCTTGAGAAAGGAAATGCAAGATTCAAGCCTTTTGTACcaattaattgaaaattttaagaagTTGAATATGCATTCAAGGAAATTAAGCATTTTACCTATGCATGCATATCTATCCTTTCACCTCTTATGCAGAGAGCTTTCCAGAAAGAATCTCAAGGGAGAAATTCCACCAGAGATCAATACTATGGATGGGTTGATGGAACTGTAAGTCCAACTTGCTTCAAGCAAAGCACCGATTTCTGACCTATCCTCATTGCAACTCATTGTCATGTCCTCTTTTTCTTCAGGTGGTTGGATGGAAATTCTCTTGCAGGGCCACTTCCTGACATGAGTAATCTAATAAACTTGAAGATTTTGTAAGCACTCTTGGTTATCTACAACTTTCCATTCTTGAAACAGGACATTATGTTTCATCGTGATTTAACATTGTGATCTTTGAACGTGCAGACATCTCGAGAATAACAAATTAACAGGGACATTGCCTTCTTACCTGGGTAGTTTACCCAACTTACAGGAACTGTATGTTCAAATCTCTAACTCTGAGCATTGTATGGCAAATAGGTTGAATAGAAAGTTTGGGTTATTGTTTCTCTCATAACATTTATGGAAAGCTTGCTTGTTATATTGACTGTGTGAATTGTGCGTGGCAGATATATTCAAAACAATACATTTTCGGGTGAAATACCCTCAGAATTATTGGCAAAGAAACTCATCTTTAAGTAAGTACTCCAACTGATATCCCACCATAAGTCTTAAACTGCCTTTGAGAatgtgattttctttttctagagACAAAGCATAGAAAAATAAGTTACAAATGCCTTCAAGAGTTGGGACTCATCTAGAGGGAGTCATGCCGGATGAGTGCGTTTTTTGTTAGTGGAAATGAGTCTGTTGGTCCCTATTTCTTGCACGAAGTCTATGTAGATTGTGCACCATAAGACCTGATAAAACAACTCACGTGTTTGAAGTTGCCATTTCTGCTCGAAGAGGAGCAGTCTTAATAAGAACGACAGGGATGGGACAAGAAGAGGGGTCCTGATGTGTTTGTATTACTTCTTTGTGATCTTACCTTGCAGGTACGATGGTAACGTGGAGCTGTACAAAAGTGAACGAGACAAGGTGCATTCTAAGCTTATATTAGGAGTTTCATTGGGAGTGCTTGTGCTTCTGGTTATTCTACTTTTAGGAAGTTTGCTATTACTCCGCAAGCTTCGAAGAAAAACGGCACCTTACCAGAAAAAAGGTTTCCACTCGAGAAACCTGCTTAATATTTCTATTATAGCACCACCTTTTCTAAATTATGTCATGT
This window encodes:
- the LOC103488930 gene encoding probable LRR receptor-like serine/threonine-protein kinase At1g67720, producing MGFPLFWGLILLLVVSSVHCQVKEFISIDCGGTKNYTDPVTGLAWISDAGIMNAGGSSPVENPNGNLMQYQTRRDFPIDDKKYCYTLKTEERRRYLVRATFQYGSLKDEETYPKFQLYLDATKWSTVTIFDASRVYVKEMIIRAPSNSFDVCICCATTGSPFISTLELRPFNLSMYATDFEDNFFLEVAARVNFGALTKDAIRYPDDPYDRIWDSDLEKRQNYLVGVAPGTERISTLNNINVMTREYPPVKVMQTAVLGTKGVLSYRLNLDDFPANARAYAYFAEIEDLGWNETRKFKLEEPNIPDSSNAVVNIAENANGTYTLYEPSYMNVTLSFVLSFSFVKTRDSTRGPLLNALEISRYVEIAPKTDGRDEAVANIFRNVSAENVWSNIGDPCVPTSWEWVTCSATQPPRITKIELSRKNLKGEIPPEINTMDGLMELWLDGNSLAGPLPDMSNLINLKILHLENNKLTGTLPSYLGSLPNLQELYIQNNTFSGEIPSELLAKKLIFKYDGNVELYKSERDKVHSKLILGVSLGVLVLLVILLLGSLLLLRKLRRKTAPYQKKGGSLNISTKRSSAYSIGKGDEGMAYYLSLSELEEATNNFSKKIGKGSFGSVFYGKMNDGKEVAVKIMAESSTHGNQQFMTEVALLSRIHHRNLVPLIGYCEEEHQRILVYEYMHNGTLRDHLYGSTTQKHLDWLARLHIAEDAAKGLEYLHTGCSPSIIHRDVKTSNILLDINMRAKVSDFGLSRQAEEDLTHVSSVARGTVGYLDPEYYACQQLTEKSDVYSFGVVLLELISGKKPVSPEDYGNELNIVHWARSLVHKGDVTSIVDPFLEGKVKIESVWRIAEVAIQCVQQHGVSRPRMQEVILAIQDAIKIEHGGTEGNQKLSSDSLKAQSSRKTLLTTFLEIESPDGSLLPSAR